A window of Malaclemys terrapin pileata isolate rMalTer1 chromosome 14, rMalTer1.hap1, whole genome shotgun sequence contains these coding sequences:
- the ARL2BP gene encoding ADP-ribosylation factor-like protein 2-binding protein has translation MMETLEEENFGVSISSPSDAEFDAVVGYLEDIIMDDDFQLIQRSFMDKHYREFEDTEENKLIYTSIFNEYICLVEKYIEEKLLDRIPGFNMAAFTVSLQQHKDEMAGDIFDMLLTFTDFLAFKEMFLDYRAEKEGRGLDLSSGLVVTSLSKSSISSSQNSLRH, from the exons ATGATGGAGACTTTAGAAGAAGAAAACTTTGGTGTGTCCAT CTCCTCTCCTTCAGATGCAGAATTTGATGCGGTTGTTGGGTATTTAGAAGATATTATAATGG ATGACGATTTCCAGTTAATACAAAGAAGCTTTATGGATAAACACTACCGGGAATTTGAAGATACAGAAGAAAACAAGCTcatctacacttctatttttaatgaatat ATCTGCTTAGTAGAGAAATACATAGAAGAAAAACTACTTGACAGGATTCCTGGTTTTAATATGGCTGCTTTCACCGTGTCATTACA ACAGCACAAAGACGAGATGGCAGGTGATATATTTGACATGCTTCTCACATTTACTGATTTTCTGGCATTCAAAGAAATGTTCTTGGATTACAGAGCT GAAAAAGAAGGTCGAGGTCTGGATTTAAGCAGCGGGTTAGTGGTGACATCTTTAAGCAAGTCCTCAATATCTTCTTCTCAGAACAGTTTACGACACTAG